One Primulina tabacum isolate GXHZ01 chromosome 10, ASM2559414v2, whole genome shotgun sequence DNA segment encodes these proteins:
- the LOC142505311 gene encoding peptidyl-prolyl cis-trans isomerase FKBP20-2, chloroplastic-like, giving the protein MSTLHGAEASPCSLCRFGHISCSAFLWKTKKQNTYDERRLLEQHRWIQEENGVPNEFPNFVREGFTGRVVTSDDYVKRDSGLIFCDIEVGEGDFPKAGQQF; this is encoded by the exons ATGTCAACTCTACATGGAGCGGAGGCTTCTCCTTGTTCTCTTTGTCGGTTTGGGCATATTTCCTGCTCTGCCTTCTTGTGGAAGACAAAGAAACAAAACACATATGATGAGAGGCGCCTTTTAGAGCAACACAGGTGGATACAAGAAGAAAACGGTGTACCCAATGAGTTCCCTAATTTTGTTAGAGAAG GCTTTACGGGGAGAGTAGTGACATCAGACGATTATGTCAAGCGAGATTCAGGTCTCATTTTTTGCGACATTGAAGTTGGCGAAGGTGATTTTCCAAAGGCTGGTCAGCAG